From the genome of Sphingobacterium sp. UGAL515B_05:
CGCCATAATTCCGGGAACGTTTTGGTGGATATGCAGTAATCTCGTTACCTGTTTTACTTTTGGTAAAATCAGATTTGGGAAGTTGCGACTTAAATAAGTATCACCATTGTTGATAAAATCGGCCATCCGCCGAGGTATAAACTCGGAATTTTTCTTTTTATTTTTCTTATCATCGAAAACGACAATACCTTTAGCATTGCAGATATCCTTATTGATATGCCCTCTGATATCACCCAAATATCCAATCGTTTTTAATTTGTCAGCATGTTGGAGTTGCTCATCACTGATATCGATATTGTCCCCCAATAGAAGCATCCCTACATCTTTCGCATACTTTTCTTCGAACGTATCTTTTGTGCGGATTGAAAAACCGTCTCTTTTTAGGATATGAGCCGCTATTTCTGGTACATCACCCACGATCAAACAAAGGATACGGTTTTTAGGATAGGATATTGCACGGGGCAGATCATTTACATATAAGAACTCATCAAAACTAGGTGTGATGAAGTCTGCTTTCTCAGTGACACTTTTACGTTGGATATTCTCTGTAAATGCAAAGAATTTTTCAATCAATCCCGATTCTTTCAGTTGAAAATCTGAATAACCGTCGCCAATGCCAAATAGTCTACCTTCAATATTCAACTGTTTTAATAATTGCACTTTTCCACCTTCATTTGATAATGGATTCTCTTCATCAAAACCGATGATATTACCTTCTTCATCAAATCTGAATGTATTGGCATAGATATTTTCAGTCTTGATATGATACGGTGTCACAACAGGAGTAATAAACTCCTTAAAACCTCCTGAAACAATCCATGCGGTGTCGGCGTGTTTCTTGAAGAATTCACGATTTCGGGAAAAAGAGGTTGAAACCTTTTTCTTAAGATGTGAAACTAGTTTATCCAGATGAGATTTATTGGCATTTAAGAGTTTTACGCGACCAGCCAATGCTTCGCGAAAGGATAGTTTACCCTCCATGGCAAGATTGGTGTACCGCTCAATTTCGTGGTAGATAGCCTCTCGGTCCGGATGGTTCTCAAGGGAGATTCGTGCAAGTTCATCAAGTGCCTCTACTTGCGTAAATGTACTATCAAAATCAATGATGTAATAGTTTTTCATCTTATTCTTTTTTATGAAACTATCATGAGTCATACATCTGAATGCTGCTTACTGGTACAAGGTCTGTTTCTTCCACTTCTTCTTCCAAACATATATTGATTAGAGGAGACGAAACTAGCCTCGGGATCGAGCTTTATTTAAGGATTGAAGTTACTCACGATGAGATCAAGGTTTGGTTGTTAATTATGTTATAGTTTTACTGTTTGTTATATAAGTCTGCAATTTCTTTTAATGTTTGTTCCAAAGGCCGATAACTGTGGTTTAGAAGTCCCTGGATTTTAGCGTTGGAATACTGTAATTTGGCACTTGACGCTGCCGCTGTTTCCTTCGTTAATGTCGCGTCTGATTTTTTAAATACAGCAAGCATACTTGAAACTGTGGAAGCAATTTGGAGTAAGGTCTCAGAAACTTCAATTTTGGGTTCAGGCCTATTCATTAATACACTTGCTACGCTCAGCAGATCCTTGTTGCTTATATTGAGATGATTGATGATATAGCGCTCAGCCGTGATATCATCTCTTTCCATCAATTGAATCATGATCGCAGCAACATCTTCAACGTCAACAACGCCAACACTTCCTTTCGGGTAAAATCGTAGACCTTTATTGATCATCGAAAAAATAGCGCCAGAGCCTTTATCGTTTGCAGCAGCACCTAAAATTACCGAGGGGTTGACAATAATTGCACTTAAGCCTTCGGTAATACCCCGCCAAACCTCCATCTCTGCCTGATATTTTGAAAGCGAATAATTGGATGTTAGTGAATTGTGTTCCCAATGGTCTTTCTCGGATACCGGCAGGTTTTCTCTATTTGTTCCTAAGGCTGCGATCGAACTGACATGGAGCAGGCGAATACCTTTTTCAAGGCAAAGATTGACCACATTTGTCGTCCCTTCCACGTTCACTTTAAAGAGTGCCTTAGCGTCTTTCTTTTGGTAGGAAACCAATGCTGCACAATGGAATACTTTAGTAACACCTTCAAGAGCATCTTCTAGTTCAAAATAGTTGTTGATATCAGCGTCGATCCATTGAACCAACGAAGAAGATAACAACGAGGCCGGAATAGTCGATTGAGCTCTTTTTATGGCAATGACGTCAATTCCTTGGTCTATCAACTGTCTGATTAGTGTAGACCCTAAAAAACCTGTTCCTCCAGTTATTAATATCACTTGATAAAGATACTGTTAAAAATAATGTTTTCAAAAGTTAGTTAATAAATGGATATTTGTGTGAATTGC
Proteins encoded in this window:
- a CDS encoding HAD-IB family phosphatase, giving the protein MKNYYIIDFDSTFTQVEALDELARISLENHPDREAIYHEIERYTNLAMEGKLSFREALAGRVKLLNANKSHLDKLVSHLKKKVSTSFSRNREFFKKHADTAWIVSGGFKEFITPVVTPYHIKTENIYANTFRFDEEGNIIGFDEENPLSNEGGKVQLLKQLNIEGRLFGIGDGYSDFQLKESGLIEKFFAFTENIQRKSVTEKADFITPSFDEFLYVNDLPRAISYPKNRILCLIVGDVPEIAAHILKRDGFSIRTKDTFEEKYAKDVGMLLLGDNIDISDEQLQHADKLKTIGYLGDIRGHINKDICNAKGIVVFDDKKNKKKNSEFIPRRMADFINNGDTYLSRNFPNLILPKVKQVTRLLHIHQNVPGIMAQINKVYAQNNINIVAQFLMTKSDIGYAVTDIQGEYDKDLLKQLKQIDNTIKFRILY
- a CDS encoding NAD-dependent epimerase/dehydratase family protein, with product MILITGGTGFLGSTLIRQLIDQGIDVIAIKRAQSTIPASLLSSSLVQWIDADINNYFELEDALEGVTKVFHCAALVSYQKKDAKALFKVNVEGTTNVVNLCLEKGIRLLHVSSIAALGTNRENLPVSEKDHWEHNSLTSNYSLSKYQAEMEVWRGITEGLSAIIVNPSVILGAAANDKGSGAIFSMINKGLRFYPKGSVGVVDVEDVAAIMIQLMERDDITAERYIINHLNISNKDLLSVASVLMNRPEPKIEVSETLLQIASTVSSMLAVFKKSDATLTKETAAASSAKLQYSNAKIQGLLNHSYRPLEQTLKEIADLYNKQ